The Chitinophaga flava genome has a segment encoding these proteins:
- the rluF gene encoding 23S rRNA pseudouridine(2604) synthase RluF, giving the protein MDISINKYISETGFCSRREADKYIEQGRVTINDNIASKGNRVKAGDVVEIDGEPLKKKKTSVYIALNKPKGITCTTDLKDKTNIIDYVNFPSRIFPIGRLDKRSEGLIFLTNDGDIVNKILRAGNQHEKEYIVTVDQPITLEFVKAMRNGVKILGTVTQKCFVQQEGSNRFRIILTQGLNRQIRRMCEVLGYNVETLKRVRIMNMTLKDLAPGKWRYFTKEEVANINAMVASSSKVAGGDDSGGMDE; this is encoded by the coding sequence ATGGATATCAGTATTAATAAATACATCAGCGAAACCGGCTTCTGCAGCAGGAGAGAGGCAGACAAATACATTGAACAGGGCCGCGTGACCATCAATGATAACATCGCCTCCAAAGGCAACAGGGTAAAGGCCGGCGACGTGGTAGAGATTGACGGGGAGCCACTGAAGAAAAAGAAAACTTCCGTGTACATCGCACTCAACAAGCCTAAAGGCATCACCTGTACCACCGACCTGAAAGATAAAACCAATATCATCGACTACGTTAACTTTCCGTCCCGCATATTCCCCATCGGCCGGCTGGACAAGCGTTCGGAAGGGCTGATCTTCCTTACCAACGATGGCGATATCGTCAATAAAATCCTGCGTGCCGGTAACCAGCACGAAAAAGAATATATCGTCACGGTAGACCAACCTATTACCCTGGAGTTTGTGAAGGCGATGCGCAACGGCGTGAAGATCCTGGGTACCGTTACACAGAAATGTTTTGTACAGCAGGAAGGTTCAAACCGTTTCCGTATCATCCTTACCCAGGGCCTCAACCGGCAGATACGCCGTATGTGCGAAGTGCTCGGATATAATGTGGAAACACTCAAACGAGTACGTATCATGAATATGACACTGAAAGATCTGGCCCCGGGAAAATGGCGTTATTTCACCAAGGAAGAAGTCGCCAATATCAATGCCATGGTGGCTTCCAGCAGTAAGGTCGCCGGTGGGGATGATAGTGGTGGTATGGACGAATAA
- a CDS encoding DUF3667 domain-containing protein, protein MNCKSCNAAVADKYCGHCGNPIALKRVDSHYIIHEVQHVLHFEKGILYTIKELLIRPGVNIRRFLTEDRSRLVKPIIFLIICSLLYTLVTHFFHIENDHYVSESIRHETFAALTTWIEGHYGYANIIMGLFIGVWLKLFMRKSAYNYYEVLIMLCFVIGMGMLIYTLFALVQGISGKNMKLASEVVSLLYSMWAIGQILGGKKIKGYILSLVGYILGMGSFWIAVELLAWIIDRFND, encoded by the coding sequence ATGAATTGCAAGTCATGTAACGCGGCTGTTGCTGATAAGTATTGTGGACACTGCGGCAATCCGATAGCATTGAAGCGGGTGGATAGCCATTATATCATTCATGAGGTGCAGCACGTGCTGCATTTTGAGAAAGGAATATTGTATACGATCAAGGAGCTGTTGATACGCCCCGGAGTAAATATCAGGAGGTTCCTTACAGAAGACAGGAGCAGACTGGTGAAACCGATCATTTTCCTTATCATATGTTCGCTGCTGTATACGCTGGTTACCCATTTCTTTCATATCGAGAACGACCATTACGTAAGCGAGTCCATACGGCACGAAACCTTTGCAGCCCTCACCACATGGATAGAAGGGCATTACGGCTATGCCAATATCATCATGGGCCTTTTTATCGGCGTCTGGTTGAAATTGTTTATGCGCAAAAGCGCGTATAATTATTATGAGGTACTGATTATGTTATGTTTCGTGATTGGTATGGGGATGTTGATATATACGCTGTTTGCACTGGTGCAGGGAATCAGCGGGAAAAATATGAAGCTGGCATCGGAAGTGGTATCGCTGTTATACAGCATGTGGGCCATTGGTCAGATATTGGGTGGGAAGAAGATAAAGGGATATATTTTGTCACTGGTGGGTTATATATTAGGCATGGGATCGTTCTGGATTGCAGTAGAATTGTTGGCTTGGATAATAGATCGGTTCAATGATTAA
- a CDS encoding tryptophan halogenase family protein — MMNNNSINNIVIVGGGTSGWMTAAYLNEVFGESIKITVVESPIIGTIGVGEATFSTIKLFFDFLKLDERDWMPHCSGSYKLAIKFVDWNAERKDFYHPFQRHEIADGFHIGEWWMKHQGDLDAYDRACFTTAALCDNKRSPRYFDGTVYDRKVENYFKNNVAFQKNKLSDLRIQFPYGYHFNANQLAVFLRDMATKKGVVHIGDDVTEVKQKEDGSILSVITKENGEIEGDLFIDCTGFKGLLINKTLKEPFIPFAESLLCDSAVAIQVPRDIVRDGMNPYTTATALKSGWVWNIPLYGRDGTGYVYSSAFISSEAAEKEFREHLGPAADNCSALHIKMRIGRNRNAWVKNCVAIGLSNAFVEPLESTGIFFIQHGIEELVSAFPDKSFNPALMKQYNQAVGDCVDGVRDFLVLHYFASSRYDTPFWKATKHDLKLPGDLEERIKQWKSQLPNSRNINQKYHGFESYSYAVMLQGLGYQPEYCLPVIQHMDSTNALAVFREIKDRSELLCNTLPSLYEYLTSWQEQALM, encoded by the coding sequence ATGATGAACAATAACAGCATAAATAATATTGTCATTGTTGGCGGAGGAACGTCAGGATGGATGACAGCTGCCTATCTCAATGAAGTATTTGGGGAAAGTATTAAAATTACAGTTGTTGAGTCCCCGATTATCGGAACCATTGGAGTAGGAGAAGCCACTTTCAGTACTATAAAATTGTTTTTTGATTTCCTCAAACTGGATGAGCGCGACTGGATGCCGCATTGCAGTGGAAGCTATAAGCTAGCCATTAAGTTTGTTGACTGGAACGCAGAAAGGAAGGACTTTTATCACCCTTTTCAGCGGCATGAAATTGCAGATGGATTTCATATAGGTGAGTGGTGGATGAAACATCAGGGTGATCTGGATGCTTACGACCGTGCCTGTTTTACCACAGCAGCTTTATGTGATAATAAGCGGTCTCCCAGATATTTTGACGGAACAGTGTATGATAGAAAAGTAGAAAACTATTTTAAAAATAATGTGGCGTTTCAGAAAAATAAGCTGTCTGATCTCCGGATACAATTTCCATATGGTTATCATTTTAATGCAAACCAGCTGGCAGTTTTTCTCAGAGATATGGCAACGAAGAAAGGTGTTGTTCATATTGGGGATGATGTAACAGAGGTGAAACAAAAAGAAGATGGCAGCATCTTGTCTGTCATCACCAAAGAAAATGGAGAGATTGAAGGCGATCTGTTTATTGATTGTACTGGTTTCAAAGGATTACTGATTAATAAAACCCTGAAAGAACCGTTTATTCCTTTTGCTGAGTCGCTTTTATGCGACAGTGCCGTGGCTATACAGGTGCCCAGGGATATCGTCAGAGATGGTATGAATCCTTATACTACCGCAACCGCGCTTAAATCAGGGTGGGTGTGGAATATTCCGCTGTATGGCAGGGATGGCACCGGATATGTATATTCCAGTGCTTTTATTTCCAGTGAAGCGGCAGAAAAAGAATTCCGGGAACATCTCGGGCCTGCTGCAGACAATTGTAGTGCACTGCATATAAAGATGCGAATTGGACGCAATAGAAATGCCTGGGTGAAAAATTGTGTAGCCATCGGTTTGTCGAACGCTTTTGTTGAACCGCTGGAATCCACAGGAATATTTTTTATTCAGCATGGCATTGAGGAATTGGTGTCTGCTTTTCCTGATAAATCATTTAACCCTGCGCTGATGAAACAATATAATCAGGCAGTGGGAGACTGTGTAGATGGTGTGAGGGATTTTTTAGTACTTCACTATTTCGCGAGCAGCAGGTATGATACGCCTTTCTGGAAAGCGACAAAGCATGACCTCAAATTGCCTGGTGATCTGGAAGAACGCATTAAACAGTGGAAAAGTCAGCTTCCCAATTCCAGGAATATAAATCAGAAATATCATGGCTTTGAATCTTATTCCTACGCTGTGATGTTACAGGGTCTCGGTTATCAGCCGGAATATTGTTTGCCTGTTATTCAGCATATGGATAGTACAAATGCCCTGGCTGTCTTCCGGGAAATCAAAGACAGATCCGAATTACTATGTAATACATTACCTTCTCTCTATGAATACTTAACCTCCTGGCAAGAACAAGCACTAATGTAA